The Burkholderia pyrrocinia genome has a segment encoding these proteins:
- the pheT gene encoding phenylalanine--tRNA ligase subunit beta — protein sequence MQFPESWLRTFVDPQLTTDELSHALTMAGLEVESLSKAAPPTSKIVVGRVLEVVKHPDADKLNVCQVDAGTGATLNIVCGAPNVAPGIKVPVALVGAELPPAEEGGKPFAIKLSKLRGVESQGMLCSARELKLSEDHSGLLILPEDTPVGQDIRETLNLDDTIFEIKLTPNKADCLSVFGIARETAAITGAPLTPVDIRPVRVELDETLPVRIAAPDLCGRFSGRVIRGVNAHAKTPQWMVERLERSGQRSVSALVDISNYVMFELGRPSHVFDLDKIHGGIEVRWGKRGESLKLLNGNTVELDETVGVISDDRQVESLAGIMGGDSTAVTLDTTNIYLEAAFWWPDSVRGRARKYNFSTDAAHRFERGVDYATTVEHVERITQLILEICGGKAGPVDDQSVNLPQRVPVKMRVSRANRIIGVKIGADEIASIFTRLGLPFELEDDAFLVTPPSHRFDIEIEEDLIEEVARIYGFEKIPARPPVATSEMRATNETRRSIHDIRHALAARDYAETVNFSFVDAEWEHDFAGNDNPIRLLNPIASQLSVMRTTLFGSLIAVLRHNLNRRADRVRVFESGRVFVADPSVKAGELAVEGHAQPKRVGALAYGPALDEQWGAATRAVDFFDVKGDLEALLAPAAARFVKAEHPALHPGRSARIEVDGRAVGWIGELHPRLMQKYELPHAPVMFEIDADALIARALPAPTDVSKFPPVRRDIAVVVDQAVEVQALFDEMKKALAEEACRFVQKVVLFDEFRAKSNTSGGLAAHEKSLAFRVTLQDAAGTLQDEVVDQAIQTLVERMARAGARLRG from the coding sequence ATGCAATTCCCTGAATCCTGGTTGAGAACCTTTGTCGACCCGCAGCTCACGACCGACGAACTGTCGCATGCGCTGACGATGGCGGGGCTCGAAGTCGAATCGCTGAGCAAGGCTGCGCCGCCGACGTCGAAGATCGTCGTCGGCCGCGTGCTCGAAGTCGTCAAGCATCCGGATGCGGACAAGCTCAATGTCTGCCAGGTCGACGCCGGCACCGGCGCGACGCTGAATATCGTCTGCGGTGCGCCGAACGTGGCGCCCGGCATCAAGGTGCCGGTCGCGCTGGTCGGCGCGGAACTGCCGCCGGCAGAAGAGGGCGGCAAGCCGTTCGCGATCAAGCTGTCGAAGCTGCGCGGCGTGGAGAGCCAGGGGATGCTGTGCTCGGCGCGCGAGCTGAAGCTGTCCGAGGACCACAGCGGCCTGCTGATCCTGCCGGAAGACACGCCGGTCGGTCAGGACATCCGCGAGACGCTCAATCTCGACGACACGATCTTCGAAATCAAGCTGACGCCGAACAAGGCCGACTGCCTGTCCGTGTTCGGTATCGCGCGCGAGACGGCCGCGATCACCGGCGCGCCGCTGACGCCGGTCGACATCCGCCCGGTGCGCGTCGAGCTCGACGAAACGCTGCCGGTGCGCATTGCCGCGCCGGATCTGTGCGGCCGTTTCTCGGGTCGCGTGATCCGTGGCGTGAACGCGCACGCGAAGACGCCGCAGTGGATGGTCGAGCGCCTCGAGCGTTCGGGCCAGCGCAGCGTGTCCGCGCTCGTCGACATCTCGAACTACGTGATGTTCGAGCTCGGCCGCCCGTCGCACGTGTTCGATCTCGACAAGATCCACGGCGGCATCGAGGTGCGCTGGGGCAAGCGCGGCGAATCGCTGAAGCTGCTCAATGGCAACACGGTCGAGCTGGACGAAACGGTCGGCGTGATTTCGGATGACCGCCAGGTCGAAAGCCTGGCCGGCATCATGGGCGGCGACAGCACCGCCGTCACGCTCGACACGACCAACATCTACCTGGAAGCCGCGTTCTGGTGGCCGGACAGCGTCCGCGGCCGCGCGCGCAAGTACAACTTCTCGACCGATGCGGCGCATCGCTTCGAGCGCGGCGTCGATTACGCGACGACCGTCGAGCACGTCGAACGCATCACGCAACTGATTCTCGAGATCTGCGGCGGCAAGGCCGGCCCGGTCGACGATCAGTCCGTGAACCTGCCGCAGCGCGTGCCGGTGAAGATGCGCGTGTCGCGCGCGAACCGCATCATCGGCGTGAAGATCGGCGCCGACGAAATCGCCAGCATTTTCACGCGCCTCGGCCTGCCGTTCGAGCTTGAAGACGACGCGTTCCTCGTCACGCCGCCGTCGCACCGCTTCGACATCGAGATCGAGGAAGACCTGATCGAGGAAGTGGCGCGTATCTACGGCTTCGAGAAGATCCCCGCGCGTCCGCCGGTTGCGACGAGCGAAATGCGTGCGACCAACGAGACGCGGCGCTCGATCCACGACATCCGTCACGCGCTTGCCGCGCGCGACTATGCGGAAACCGTCAACTTCAGCTTCGTCGATGCGGAGTGGGAGCACGATTTCGCGGGCAACGACAACCCCATCCGGCTGCTGAACCCGATCGCGAGCCAGCTTTCGGTGATGCGCACGACGCTGTTCGGCAGCCTGATCGCCGTGCTGCGCCACAACCTGAACCGCCGCGCCGATCGCGTGCGGGTGTTCGAGTCGGGCCGGGTGTTCGTCGCCGATCCGTCGGTGAAGGCCGGCGAGCTGGCTGTCGAGGGTCATGCGCAGCCGAAGCGTGTCGGCGCGCTTGCGTACGGTCCGGCACTCGACGAGCAGTGGGGCGCAGCGACCCGCGCGGTCGATTTCTTCGACGTGAAGGGCGATCTCGAGGCGCTGCTCGCGCCCGCGGCCGCACGTTTCGTGAAGGCAGAGCATCCGGCCCTCCATCCGGGTCGCAGCGCGCGGATCGAGGTCGATGGCCGCGCGGTCGGCTGGATCGGCGAGCTGCACCCGCGCCTGATGCAGAAGTACGAGCTGCCGCACGCGCCGGTGATGTTCGAGATCGATGCGGACGCGCTGATTGCGCGTGCGCTGCCCGCGCCGACCGACGTGTCGAAATTCCCTCCGGTACGTCGCGATATCGCCGTTGTCGTCGATCAGGCGGTCGAGGTTCAGGCACTTTTCGACGAAATGAAGAAGGCGCTTGCAGAAGAGGCCTGCCGATTCGTTCAGAAGGTTGTACTCTTCGACGAATTTCGTGCAAAATCAAATACTTCCGGTGGTCTTGCCGCGCACGAGAAGAGCCTTGCCTTCCGCGTGACGCTGCAGGACGCGGCTGGCACGCTACAGGACGAGGTCGTCGATCAGGCGATCCAGACGCTGGTCGAGCGGATGGCTCGCGCCGGTGCGCGCCTGCGCGGCTAA
- the pheS gene encoding phenylalanine--tRNA ligase subunit alpha has product MDLDQIVADAQQSFEQAADITTLENEKARFLGKSGALTELLKGLGKLDPEARKTEGARINVVKQQVEAALTARRQALADALLNQRLATEAIDVTLPGRGAGAGSLHPVMRTWERVEQIFGSIGFDVADGPEIETDWYNFTSLNSPENHPARSMQDTFYVEGKDADGRQLLLRTHTSPMQVRYARMNRPPIKVIAPGRTYRVDSDATHSPMFNQVEGLWIDENISFADLKGVYTDFLKKFFERDDILVRFRPSYFPFTEPSAEIDMMFEQGKNAGKWLEISGSGQVHPTVIRNMGLDPERYIGFAFGSGLERLTMLRYGVQDLRLFFENDLRFLRQFA; this is encoded by the coding sequence ATGGATCTGGACCAGATTGTCGCCGACGCGCAGCAGTCCTTCGAACAGGCTGCCGACATCACCACGCTCGAAAACGAGAAAGCACGATTTCTCGGCAAGTCGGGTGCGCTGACCGAGTTGCTGAAAGGCCTCGGCAAGCTCGATCCCGAAGCACGCAAGACCGAAGGCGCACGCATCAACGTCGTGAAGCAGCAGGTCGAAGCCGCGCTGACCGCACGTCGCCAGGCGCTGGCCGACGCGCTGTTGAACCAGCGCCTCGCCACCGAGGCGATCGACGTGACGTTGCCGGGCCGCGGCGCCGGCGCAGGCAGCCTGCACCCCGTAATGCGCACGTGGGAGCGCGTCGAACAGATTTTCGGCTCGATCGGTTTCGACGTGGCCGACGGTCCCGAAATCGAGACCGACTGGTACAACTTCACGTCGCTGAACAGCCCGGAGAACCATCCGGCGCGTTCGATGCAGGACACCTTCTACGTCGAAGGCAAGGACGCCGACGGCCGCCAGTTGCTGCTGCGCACGCACACGAGCCCGATGCAGGTGCGTTACGCGCGCATGAACCGTCCGCCGATCAAGGTGATCGCGCCGGGCCGCACGTATCGCGTCGACAGCGATGCGACCCACTCGCCGATGTTCAATCAGGTCGAGGGGCTGTGGATCGACGAAAACATCAGCTTCGCCGACCTCAAGGGCGTCTATACCGACTTCCTGAAAAAATTCTTCGAGCGCGACGACATCCTCGTGCGCTTCCGTCCGTCGTATTTCCCGTTTACGGAACCGTCGGCCGAAATCGACATGATGTTCGAGCAAGGCAAGAACGCCGGCAAGTGGCTCGAGATCTCCGGCTCGGGGCAGGTACATCCGACCGTGATTCGCAACATGGGCCTCGATCCCGAGCGCTACATCGGCTTCGCGTTCGGCAGCGGCCTCGAGCGCCTGACGATGCTGCGCTACGGCGTCCAGGATCTCCGGCTGTTCTTCGAGAACGACCTGCGTTTCCTGCGCCAGTTCGCATAA